A region of Solea solea chromosome 7, fSolSol10.1, whole genome shotgun sequence DNA encodes the following proteins:
- the tmem199 gene encoding transmembrane protein 199, translating into MASSFVVGNQFRDKVTELLGKTDSSLPQRLREELEEIVQKPQPSTLSFTTARKLKNYLQEQNHPFYLHELLEDSSLHLPEVVKPPRNPELVARLEKIKAKLANEEYSRITRNVNTQEINRSGTLADFGREVRSVKAVVVTVFNFLVTVIAAFACSYMGSQYLFTETTARVISAVIAASVVGLAELYVLVRTMEGELGEP; encoded by the exons ATGGCCTCATCGTTTGTCGTTGGGAATCAGTTCAGAGACAAAGTGACTGAGTTACTGGGGAAAACAGACTCGTCTTTGCCGCAAAGACTGAGAGAAGAACTGGAGGAGATTGTTCAAAAGCCACAACCGTCAACTTTGTCCTTCACTACAGCCAGAAAACTCAAGAACTACCTTCAAGAGCAAA ATCATCCTTTCTACCTGCATGAGTTGTTGGAGGACAGCTCATTGCACCTTCCTGAGGTTGTGAAGCCTCCCAGG AACCCTGAGCTGGTCGCACGTTTGGAGAAGATCAAAGCCAAACTGGCCAATGAGGAATACAGTAGGATCACACGCAATGTCAACACACAG GAAATCAACAGAAGTGGAACATTAGCTGACTTTGGACGTGAAG tGAGATCGGTCAAGGCAGTGGTGGTGACTGTATTCAACTTTCTGGTCACTGTGATTGCAGCTTTTGCCTGTTCCTACATGGGCAGTCAGTACCTGTTCACTGAGACTACAGCG AGAGTGATATCAGCTGTGATTGCTGCCTCTGTAGTCGGTCTTGCTGAGTTGTACGTCCTGGTCCGGACCATGGAGGGAGAACTTGGGGAACCATAG